From the Marivivens sp. LCG002 genome, the window ACGACTGGTTCTTGCGGGAGCGCCTACAAATGGCTACATCGCGCTCATGACCATCAAACCTATTCTCATTCACCCCGACCCGCGCCTCAAGAAGGTTGCAGACCCTATTGCAGAGGTTTCGAGCGCTATTCGCCGTCAAGCCGATGATATGCTCGAGACGATGTATGATGCGCCCGGGATCGGCCTTGCTGCCCCACAGATCGGTATTCTCAACCGACTGATCGTGATGGATGCTCAGCGCGACCCCGAGGCCAAGCCAAACCCGATGGTTTTGGTGAACCCCGAGGTGATCTGGGAATCCGAAGAGCGCAACGTCTACGAGGAAGGGTGTCTGTCGATCCCCGAGCAATACGCCGAGGTCGAGCGCCCCAAGATGGTGCGCGTGCGCTGGCTCGATCTTGATGGCAAGACGGTCGAGGAGGAGTTCGACGAGCTTTGGGCGACTTGTGTCCAGCACGAGATCGATCATCTCAACGGCACCCTCTTTATTGATTATCTCAAGCCGCTCAAGCGCCAGATGATCACCCGCAAGATGCAAAAGCTCAAGCGTGACCGCGCGCGCGGCTGATCCTTCGGAGGTTTCCTGATGCCCCATCGTCCCTTTGTCATGTGGCCTGACAAGCGACTTCGCACGCCTGCCGAGCCCGTCGCGGCGATTACCGACGAAACCCGTGCGATCTGGGACGAGATGATCACCGCGATGGAAGAGATGCCGGGGGTAGGGCTTGCTGCGGTCCAACTCGGGATCATGCAGAGGTTGGCCGTTGTCGATTGCTCCGAAGAGCGCGGCAAAGTCGTGCGGATGGCAAATCCCGAAGTGCTCCATGCGAGTGTCCAACCGCGGGATCACGAAGAAGCCTCGCCCAATCTTCCCGGTGTATCGGCAAAGGTGACGCGCCCCCGCGCCGTGACCGTCAAATTCCTCAATGAAAATGGCGAGATCGAAGAGCGTGATTTTGTCGGCCTTTGGGCCACGAGCGTGCAGCACCAGATAGACCATCTGAACGGCAGAATGTATTTCGACCGTCTGAGCAAGATGAAGCGCGACATGCTGCTTCGCAAAGCTCAAAAGCTGAACCGATAGGAGACCGCGATGCGTATCGTATTCATGGGCACGCCGGATTTTTCGGTTTCGGCTTTGAACGCGCTGGTCGAAGCGGGCCACGAGGTGGCCGCCGTCTATTCCCAGCCGCCCCGTCCAGCAGGTCGCGGCAAGAAAGAGCGTCCCTCACCCGTTCACGCCCGTGCGCTGGAGCTTGGGCTGGATGTGCGCCATCCGCTGAATTTCAAGTCCGAAGAGGATCGCGCGGCCTTTGCGGCATTGAATGCCGATATCGCGGTCGTTGTCGCCTATGGTTTGATCCTTCCGCAAGAGGTGCTGGATGCACCAAAGCATGGTTGCCTGAATATCCATGCCTCGCTTTTGCCGCGCTGGCGTGGTGCTGCACCGATCCACCGCGCGATTATGGCGGGTGATGCTGAAACGGGTGTGTGTATCATGCAGATGGAAGCGGGGCTTGATACCGGACCCGTCCTGCTGCGACAGGCGACGTCGATCGGCGCAGAGGAAACCACCGGTGTTCTGCATGATTGGCTTGCCGATATGGGGGCAAAGCTGATCGTCGAGGCGCTCGCCAAACTTCCCGAGTTGACCCCCGAGGTTCAGCCCGAAGAGGGTGTGACCTATGCCCACAAGATCGACAAAGCCGAGGCGCGGATCAACTGGACCCGCCCTGCGGTCGAGGTGGATCGCCAAATTCGCGGCCTCTCGCCGTTTCCCGGTGCATGGTGCGAGGCGGAGGGCGAGCGGGTCAAGCTGCTCTCGTCCAGATTGGCAGAGGGAGCGGGTGACGCAGGCCAAGTGCTTGGCGGCTGGACGATTGCCTGTGGTGACGGCGCAATCGAGGTCACACGGCTCCAGCGTGCGGGCAAAACGGCTGTCAGCGCCGAAGATGCGCTGCGCGGGATGACGCTGCCCCCCAAGATCGGCTAGGCGGTTCTGGCTTCGGAGAAAATCCGGTCGGTCAGTTCACCCAGAGCGAGCGCAGCAGCGCCGCGCGCCCAGACATATTGATCCCACGTCTGCATCTCGATGAGGCAGGGGGCACGGGATTGGTCAAGCGCCAGCGCTTGCGTTTCGGCAAAAACCTCGTCCGCATAGAGATAATCAAAGCGCATTTTCTCGCCCGACAGAATGATCATCTCAGGGTCGATCAGATTGATGATGTTCGATAGTCCCACAGCCAGATAGCGGCCTGCGCGGCGGAAAATCGTCTGCGCGCCCTTATTCCCCGCTTTGGCCTGTTCATAAAGCGTTTCGAGCATATCGGGCAGACTCATCGGGCTCAGGCGCGAAGTTCCCAGCGCGGTAGAGGCTTCGCGTGCGAGCGCATAATCGGCGAGATACGCCTCGAGGCATCCGCGTCGTCCACAGCGGCAGAGAGCGCCGTCGAGCTGCACCTTGGTGTGGCCGAATTCGGTGCCAAGTCCGCGTGTGCCTCGGAAAAGCTGGCTGTTCATCACAATGCCCATACCTACGCCATGTTCGATCGTGACGACGACAAAGTCGGGTCTCGTGCGTCCGATGCCGAACCAGAGTTCCGCGAGCGTCAGCATATTGGCATCGTTGTCGATTGTGCAGGGTTTGCCGAAAGACACCGAAAGCGCCGCTTTGAGGTTGGCGTCCCGTTCCGTCAAAGTGGGGGACCATGTCACGATGCCCGTGTTGTGGTCGACGATCCCCGCAATACCCGCCGAAACAATCGAGACATCGTCAAGCGACTTACCTGCCTGTTGCAAGAGCTGTTCTGCCAAGGTGCGGCACTCCTGCACCAGCTCCGCCAACGGCTTGCGAAGACTTGGGGTCTGGAGCTTGGCTTTTGCAACCACATTGCCCGAGAGATCACAGAGCACCGCTGAATGCGCCTCTTCCGAGATCTTGATCCCGATTGTGTAGCGTGCTTCGGAAATCACTTCGAGAGCGACTGGCGGCCTTCCGCGACCTGTTTCGCGCTGGGCCCCCGAAACTTCGCGGAGCAAACCTTCGGCAATGAGATCGGCAGTAAGAGCCGTTACTGTCGCGGGGCTGATGTTCAGGCTCTTGGCGAGTTCGGAGCGCGGGATAAGGGCATGAGCGCGGACCTGCTCGAAAATCTGTTGGCGCAGAGGTTTGCCGTCGCGTCCCGCGACAGATTGAACGGGTCCAAAGCCGTTTTGCGGGTCGATGACACCATCTTGAAGCGTGCCAGAAGCCATATAATTCATTCCTTGAATTATAAATGCGGGAATACGCACCATCCAGCGACATTTTTCACGATAAATACTGATGTGTCCAGAAGGGAAGGAGGGATTTCACTCCATTTTATTTTGACAATCAAATTAATTAACGCAACACTGTGCGCGCAAGTTCGAACAGCGTGATGCTGAGTCGGGAACGGGCTGTGACTAATCGGCTGCCACAAGGCGCCGCACGCGAATGGAGCGCAGAGGCGAATGTATATTGGATTGGATCTTGGCACCTCGGGGCTCAAGGGGATCGTCATCAATGATGATCAGGACATCCTCGCCGAAGCGACGGCCCCTTTGGATGTAAGCCGACCGCATGACGGTTGGTCCGAGCAAGCGCCTGCCGATTGGATCGTTGCGGCCGAGGCGGTGATTTCTGCGCTTCGGAGCAAGATCGATCTTGGTGCGGTGAAAGCCATCGGGCTTTCGGGGCACATGCATGGTGCAACCCTTTTGGGCAAATCTGACGAAGTGCTTCGGCCTTGCATTTTGTGGAACGATACGCGGTCCGCAGTTGAAGCGGCGGAACTCGATGCAGATCCCATGTTCCGCAAGCTGACGGGGAATATCGTGTTTCCGGGTTTCACAGCGCCCAAATTGGCTTGGGTCAAGAACAACGAACCCGAAATTTTCTCAAAGCTCGCCAAGGTGCTTTTGCCCAAGGATTATCTCCGACTTTGGCTCACGGGCGAACATGTGGCGGAAATGTCCGATGCCGCGGGGACCTCGTGGCTTGATGTCGGGCAGCGTGATTGGTCGGATACGCTTTTGGCTGCAACCGATATGGATAGGTCGCACATGCCGCGACTGGTGGAGGGGTCCGAGGTTTCAGGCACGCTCCGTCCTGACCTCGCGTCTGCTTGGGGGATGAGCTCGTCTGTGGTCGTTGCGGGCGGCGGCGGAGACAATGCCGCGAGTGCGGTGGGCGTCGGCGTAGTTCAAGAGGGCGATGCCTTTGTCAGTCTCGGAACATCGGGGGTGCTCTTTGCGGCCTGTGATGCCTATACCCCCGATGCGGCGAGCGCTGTGCACACGTTCTGTCATGCGTTGCCTAGCACGTGGCACCAGATGGGGGTCATTCTGGCGGCAGCGGACGCGATGAACTGGTTTGCCAAGGTGCTGGAGGCCAAGCCTTCCGATCTCACAAGTGCGCTTGGGCCGCTTCAGGCGCCGAGCCGCACCCTGTTCCTTCCTTATCTTGGGGGGGAGCGGACGCCGCATAACGACGCAAAAGTTCGGGCATCGTTCCTACACCTCGACCACGCCTCGGACCGTATTTCCATGACGCGTTCCGTTCTGGAGGGGGTCACTTTTGCGGTGCGCGACAGCTTTGACGCACTCAGCTCGACAGGGACCAGGATCGAGCGTCTGATCGCCGTGGGCGGTGGGTCCAAGTCCGATTACTGGGTGCAAGCGATTGCGACGACGCTCGGACTGCCAATCGGTTTGCCCGTTGCTGGCGATTATGGCGGAGCATTCGGCGCCGCGCGTCTTGGGCTCATGGCGGCAACGGGCGCGGGAAGCAGCGCTGCGACCGCCCCGAAAATCGAACGTATGATCGAGCCTGTTGTCGGGCTCTCTGATGCGTTCCTTGAAGCACATTCGAAATATCGCGCGGCCTATCAGGCCATCAAAGCGCTGAATTAACAGGTAAAAAGGGGGGAGCCCAATGACCGATTTCTTCAAAGGCATTCCGCAGATCAAATACGAAGGTCCCGAAACGGACAATGATTTCGCATTCCGCCACTATAACCCCGATGAGGTGATCCTTGGCAAAACCATGAAGGAGCACCTTCGGTTCGCCATCGCCTATTGGCACTCGTTTGCTTGGGAAGGCGGCGATCCGTTCGGCGGCCGCACCTTTGACCGGCCTTGGTTCGGGAGTGCGATGGATCTTGCAAAGCTCAAGGCCGATGTTGCTTTCGAGATGTACGAGATCCTCGATGCACCGTTCTTCTGCTTCCATGATGCCGATGTGCGCCCCGAGGGAGCCACTTTCGCAGAGAACCAGCGGAACCTTGACGAGATCGTCGATTATTTTGCCGCCAAGATGGAAAACAGCAAGACCAAGCTCTTGTGGGGCACCGCTAACCTCTTCTCGCATCGGCGCTTCATGTCGGGTGCTGCGACGAACCCCGATCCCGAGGTCTTTGCTTTCTCGGCGGCAACGATCAAATCCAACATGGATGCGACGCATAAACTGGGCGGCGCGAACTATGTGCTTTGGGGTGGGCGTGAAGGCTACGAGACCCTTCTGAACACGGATATGGGCCGCGAACGTCAGCAAGCGGGCCGCATGCTCCAGATGGTGGTCGATTACAAGCACAAGATCGGCTTTAAAGGCACAATCCTGATCGAGCCCAAACCGCAGGAGCCGACCAAGCACCAGTATGATTACGACGTTGCCACGGTCTATGGCTTCCTCAAGGACTTCGGCCTTGAAAAAGAAGTGAAGCTCAACATCGAGCAGGGGCACGCAATCCTTGCGGGGCACTCCTTCGAGCACGAGCTTGCTCTTGCGCGCGAGCTAGGCATCCTCGGGTCGATCGATATGAACCGCAACGACTATCAGTCGGGTTGGGATACCGACCAGTTCCCGAACAATGTGCCCGAAACGGCGCTGGCCTATTACGAGATCCTCAAAGCGGGCGGTTTCACCACGGGGGGCACCAATTTCGACGCCAAACTCCGTCGCCAGTCGCTCGATGCAGAAGACCTCATTCTCGGGCATGTGGGCGGCATGGACGTGTGTGCCGCAGGGCTCAAGGCGGCTGCGCGGATGCTGGAAGACGGCAAGCTCGAAGAGGCACGCAGCGCCCGCTATGCAGGCTGGGATACCGAGGCGGGCAAGGCGCTCTTGTCCAGCGATCTCGAAAGCATCCATGCGAAAGTTCTTGCCGAGAACATCAACCCCGAACCGCGTTCGGGTCGTCAGGAACGTCTTGAAAATCTGGTGAACCGCTATCTCTGACGGCAGACCGCGGATTTCAAAGGAAAGGGGCGCATTATGCGCCCCTTGTTCGTTTTCGGGTCTATTTGGCGGCGGAGTCGCGCAGCTCTTTGAAGGGGGCCATGCCTCGCCGTGCGAGTTCATCGGCGCGTTCGTTCTCGGGATGTCCCGCGTGTCCTTTGACCCATTCCCAAGTTATGGTGTGCCGTTTGGTGGCCTCGTCGAGCCGTCGCCAAAGGTCTTCGTTCTTGACGGGTTTGCCTGCGGCGGTCTTCCAGCCTTTTTTCTTCCAGCCGAAGAGCCAAGACGAAATGCCGTCTTTGACATAGGCACTGTCCGTGATCACGGTGAGCGTCGAGGGGCGTTCGAGCGTTTCGAGCGCGGTGATCGCGGCCAAAAGCTCCATGCGGTTATTGGTGGTTTCCTGCTCGCCGCCGTAGAGTTCGCGCTCTTTGAGGATCTCGTCTCCTTCGCGTGCGATCAGGAGTGCGCCCCAACCGCCCGGTCCGGGATTTCCCGAGCAGGCACCGTCTGTATAGGCAAAGAGCCTCATGCGGGGTCTCTTAGGACACGGGGCACTTTGAACTCGACGTTTTCCTCGGCTGTGACGACCTGCTCGACCGTCACGTCGAAACGGCTCCGAAAGGCGTCGATCACCTCGTTGATGAGAACTTCGGGAGCAGAGGCGCCCGCCGTGATGCCTACCGAATTGATCGTTCCGATTGCACGCCAGTCGATGTCGTCGGCCCGTTGCACAAGCTGGGCATAGGAGCAGCCGTTTTTTGCGGCGACTTCGACAAGGCGTTTGGAGTTGGATGAATTGGGGGCGCCGACCACCAAGAGCGCTTCGCATTTGGGTGCGATCGCCTTTACCGCTTCCTGACGGTTTGTGGTGGCATAGCAAATGTCTTCTTTGTGCGGACCGACGATTGCGGGAAAACGTTCATTAAGCGCTGCGACGATGTCCTTGGTGTCATCGACCGAAAGCGTGGTCTGGGTCACATAGGCAAGGCGAGTGGGGTCACGGACCGCAACTTTGGCGACGTCTTCCACGGTTTCGACAAGGAGCACTTCACCCTCGGGAAGCTGGCCCATGGTTCCGATGGTTTCGGGGTGGCCTTCGTGGCCGATCATGATCATCTGGAGACCTTCTTCGGCGTGACGCGCGGCCTCGATATGGACTTTGGAGACAAGCGGGCAGGTCGCATCGACATAGATCATCTCGCGACGCGCCGCCTCTGCGGGGACGGATTTGGGGACGCCATGCGCCGAGAAAATCACGGGCCGATCCGTCGGACATTCGTCAAGCTCTTCAACAAAGACAGCGCCTTTGTTCTTGAGGCTGTCCACGACAAATTTGTTGTGCACGATTTCGTGGCGGACGTAGACGGGCGCGCCCCATTTCTCGAGCGCCATCTCGACGATTTTTATCGCGCGATCAACGCCGGCGCAAAATCCGCGTGGTGCGGCGAGATAGAGGGTGAGAGGGGGCTTGGTCATAGGGACGTCTCCTTGCTGAGGGACAAGTAAGACAGCGGGCTGGTTTCGTCCAGACTAGAGCGCAGAGATTACACCCTCGGTAATGAGGGCCAGAACGATGTAGCGACCCGTTTTGGCGAGCGCGACAAGTGCGATGAAGATCGTCCAAGGGGTGCGCATGATACCCGCGATCAGCGCGATGGCATCCCCGAGAGGAGCCCATGTGAAGAGCAAGGACCAGAGGCCCCATTTACGATAGACCGCCTGTGCGCGGTCAAGTTGCTCGGGCGAGACGGGGAACCATGACTGCTCGCGGAAGCGCTCGATCCCGCGTCCCATCGCGCATGTAATGACCGAACCGAGCGTATTTCCGACACTTGCCACCACAACCAAAAGCCAAAGCGGTTGATTGCCCGCGATCTGAAGAGCGGCAAAGACGACCTCGGATTGAAGGGGCAGAACCGTTGCGGCCGCCAAGGCGGCGATGAACATTCCAAAGAGCCCAAGCTCGACCATCATTCGCCGCCATATAGTTTTGTAATAATAGCGAAAGCGCGCGCGCTTCTCGCCTTGTGCTCGTCATCGGTAAGGGGATCAAGTGAGCCGTTGGTGCGTCTTACCTGCAAATCGCCAAGCAGAAGCGAAATCCAAATCTCGGCGATTTCCGAAGGGTTTCCGCTCAGGCTTGTACGCTCGGTCACAGAGGCGATCTTTGGCATGATCCGTGCGCGTCCACCTTCGGCAATTGCGC encodes:
- the rnhA gene encoding ribonuclease HI, which gives rise to MRLFAYTDGACSGNPGPGGWGALLIAREGDEILKERELYGGEQETTNNRMELLAAITALETLERPSTLTVITDSAYVKDGISSWLFGWKKKGWKTAAGKPVKNEDLWRRLDEATKRHTITWEWVKGHAGHPENERADELARRGMAPFKELRDSAAK
- the def gene encoding peptide deformylase, translated to MTIKPILIHPDPRLKKVADPIAEVSSAIRRQADDMLETMYDAPGIGLAAPQIGILNRLIVMDAQRDPEAKPNPMVLVNPEVIWESEERNVYEEGCLSIPEQYAEVERPKMVRVRWLDLDGKTVEEEFDELWATCVQHEIDHLNGTLFIDYLKPLKRQMITRKMQKLKRDRARG
- the fmt gene encoding methionyl-tRNA formyltransferase, whose product is MRIVFMGTPDFSVSALNALVEAGHEVAAVYSQPPRPAGRGKKERPSPVHARALELGLDVRHPLNFKSEEDRAAFAALNADIAVVVAYGLILPQEVLDAPKHGCLNIHASLLPRWRGAAPIHRAIMAGDAETGVCIMQMEAGLDTGPVLLRQATSIGAEETTGVLHDWLADMGAKLIVEALAKLPELTPEVQPEEGVTYAHKIDKAEARINWTRPAVEVDRQIRGLSPFPGAWCEAEGERVKLLSSRLAEGAGDAGQVLGGWTIACGDGAIEVTRLQRAGKTAVSAEDALRGMTLPPKIG
- a CDS encoding YqaA family protein; the encoded protein is MMVELGLFGMFIAALAAATVLPLQSEVVFAALQIAGNQPLWLLVVVASVGNTLGSVITCAMGRGIERFREQSWFPVSPEQLDRAQAVYRKWGLWSLLFTWAPLGDAIALIAGIMRTPWTIFIALVALAKTGRYIVLALITEGVISAL
- the def gene encoding peptide deformylase translates to MPHRPFVMWPDKRLRTPAEPVAAITDETRAIWDEMITAMEEMPGVGLAAVQLGIMQRLAVVDCSEERGKVVRMANPEVLHASVQPRDHEEASPNLPGVSAKVTRPRAVTVKFLNENGEIEERDFVGLWATSVQHQIDHLNGRMYFDRLSKMKRDMLLRKAQKLNR
- the ispH gene encoding 4-hydroxy-3-methylbut-2-enyl diphosphate reductase, translating into MTKPPLTLYLAAPRGFCAGVDRAIKIVEMALEKWGAPVYVRHEIVHNKFVVDSLKNKGAVFVEELDECPTDRPVIFSAHGVPKSVPAEAARREMIYVDATCPLVSKVHIEAARHAEEGLQMIMIGHEGHPETIGTMGQLPEGEVLLVETVEDVAKVAVRDPTRLAYVTQTTLSVDDTKDIVAALNERFPAIVGPHKEDICYATTNRQEAVKAIAPKCEALLVVGAPNSSNSKRLVEVAAKNGCSYAQLVQRADDIDWRAIGTINSVGITAGASAPEVLINEVIDAFRSRFDVTVEQVVTAEENVEFKVPRVLRDPA
- the xylB gene encoding xylulokinase is translated as MYIGLDLGTSGLKGIVINDDQDILAEATAPLDVSRPHDGWSEQAPADWIVAAEAVISALRSKIDLGAVKAIGLSGHMHGATLLGKSDEVLRPCILWNDTRSAVEAAELDADPMFRKLTGNIVFPGFTAPKLAWVKNNEPEIFSKLAKVLLPKDYLRLWLTGEHVAEMSDAAGTSWLDVGQRDWSDTLLAATDMDRSHMPRLVEGSEVSGTLRPDLASAWGMSSSVVVAGGGGDNAASAVGVGVVQEGDAFVSLGTSGVLFAACDAYTPDAASAVHTFCHALPSTWHQMGVILAAADAMNWFAKVLEAKPSDLTSALGPLQAPSRTLFLPYLGGERTPHNDAKVRASFLHLDHASDRISMTRSVLEGVTFAVRDSFDALSSTGTRIERLIAVGGGSKSDYWVQAIATTLGLPIGLPVAGDYGGAFGAARLGLMAATGAGSSAATAPKIERMIEPVVGLSDAFLEAHSKYRAAYQAIKALN
- a CDS encoding ROK family transcriptional regulator, with the translated sequence MASGTLQDGVIDPQNGFGPVQSVAGRDGKPLRQQIFEQVRAHALIPRSELAKSLNISPATVTALTADLIAEGLLREVSGAQRETGRGRPPVALEVISEARYTIGIKISEEAHSAVLCDLSGNVVAKAKLQTPSLRKPLAELVQECRTLAEQLLQQAGKSLDDVSIVSAGIAGIVDHNTGIVTWSPTLTERDANLKAALSVSFGKPCTIDNDANMLTLAELWFGIGRTRPDFVVVTIEHGVGMGIVMNSQLFRGTRGLGTEFGHTKVQLDGALCRCGRRGCLEAYLADYALAREASTALGTSRLSPMSLPDMLETLYEQAKAGNKGAQTIFRRAGRYLAVGLSNIINLIDPEMIILSGEKMRFDYLYADEVFAETQALALDQSRAPCLIEMQTWDQYVWARGAAALALGELTDRIFSEARTA
- the xylA gene encoding xylose isomerase, encoding MTDFFKGIPQIKYEGPETDNDFAFRHYNPDEVILGKTMKEHLRFAIAYWHSFAWEGGDPFGGRTFDRPWFGSAMDLAKLKADVAFEMYEILDAPFFCFHDADVRPEGATFAENQRNLDEIVDYFAAKMENSKTKLLWGTANLFSHRRFMSGAATNPDPEVFAFSAATIKSNMDATHKLGGANYVLWGGREGYETLLNTDMGRERQQAGRMLQMVVDYKHKIGFKGTILIEPKPQEPTKHQYDYDVATVYGFLKDFGLEKEVKLNIEQGHAILAGHSFEHELALARELGILGSIDMNRNDYQSGWDTDQFPNNVPETALAYYEILKAGGFTTGGTNFDAKLRRQSLDAEDLILGHVGGMDVCAAGLKAAARMLEDGKLEEARSARYAGWDTEAGKALLSSDLESIHAKVLAENINPEPRSGRQERLENLVNRYL